One part of the Coffea eugenioides isolate CCC68of chromosome 10, Ceug_1.0, whole genome shotgun sequence genome encodes these proteins:
- the LOC113749159 gene encoding protein ALP1-like: protein MASDDEYRWTGVSLLDRMLKAQELRQKWVTERDWKMADASTLSRRFNIDSPAACRAFYTVCKAINENLGHLFEFKSDINRIIVGFGWISLPNCCGFLGLEKFKLDGDLLGENRSLVVQALVDSEGRFLDISAGWPSTLKPEKVLRQSKLLSGIEETKEYLNGPCFELSDGNSIPQYILGDSCFPLLSWLLTPYKKSDENAGLNSSEMAFNSVHSSGIELVRMAFGRVRKRWKLVAKKWSEQCVEAFPFVIVTCCLLHNFLIKCSEAVQDEDAECSRDQEFPVFDGEVDESGKRIRDALASHLSRANERK, encoded by the exons ATGGCGAGTGATGATGAGTATAGATGGACGGGGGTCAGTCTTCTTGATAGGATGCTAAAGGCTCAAGAATTGAGACAGAAGTGGGTAACAGAGAGAGATTGGAAGATGGCAGATGCATCCACTC TCTCCCGCCGCTTCAACATTGATTCACCCGCTGCCTGCCGCGCCTTTTACACGGTCTGCAAAGCCATCAATGAAAATCTGGGCCATTTGTTTGAATTTAAGTCGGATATCAACCGCATTATCGTGGGTTTTGGGTGGATTTCTCTGCCAAATTGCTGTGGCTTTCTGGGGTTGGAGAAATTCAAATTGGATGGTGATTTATTGGGTGAAAATAGGTCTTTGGTAGTGCAAGCTCTCGTGGACTCTGAAGGGAGATTCTTGGATATTTCAGCTGGGTGGCCTAGCACTCTGAAGCCCGAAAAGGTTCTTCGACAGTCGAAGCTTTTGTCGGGCATTGAGGAGACGAAAGAGTACTTAAATGGGCCATGTTTTGAGCTTAGTGATGGAAATTCAATCCCACAATATATTTTGGGGGACTCCTGTTTTCCACTTTTGTCTTGGCTTTTAACGCCTTATAAGAAATCGGATGAAAATGCTGGGTTGAATTCGTCCGAAATGGCTTTTAATTCAGTTCATAGCAGTGGGATAGAGTTGGTGAGGATGGCATTTGGCAGAGTGAGAAAAAGGTGGAAACTTGTGGCGAAGAAATGGAGTGAGCAGTGTGTTGAGGCATTTCCATTTGTAATTGTTACGTGTTGTTTGCTGCACAATTTTCTCATAAAGTGCAGTGAGGCAGTGCAGGATGAAGATGCAGAGTGCTCGAGGGATCAAGAGTTTCCAGTGTTTGATGGAGAGGTAGATGAGAGTGGGAAGAGGATTAGAGATGCTCTTGCTTCCCATTTGAGTAGGGCGAATGAGAGGAAATAG
- the LOC113749119 gene encoding uncharacterized protein LOC113749119 translates to MTAETHLVPLELPDLSHNNSPTSATTIATSSPSKVPSLHILADPESAPFPNCNGANGIHHHHHDGDDHDDDAIPKYDAGDNSNTFVTRNDDSPLPLDMDHHLNGTAHVQSCHSNLIDLQIAKLAAETDANQVASSINGVSVLHQEGSVVASVVGDAFLVGGSSTAASEVVLQNGGGAGGAKADAEPCQLADCQIDSKLPSPAPRENQESDVAVFHLQADVDLVESRQAQYPSLHVAKPTDGCQKSEGNDFDLISPLQEEIHEFQHGSFESSPPKSPEFEVSKPIPTNQFHSESSDRVSGAQDPENGQSDASQFVPHQTELQEANLEDQIGIDSTNVIEERVQSGVLVKSKENSETSEFHKSGQRDEGEETKMELLSEDNQNPESIVGPGKNGEPSFDQELEAVSSPNDVDLLSLTASGPVSNESKDHLPVSSSNCSVPDNKESYESTDDSEIHSKESNNRAVDGKKSLELLQFATDADTLVPATSCVKTDTVGNPVESIENVQDAAKEQEVQHEIFPSTENVTSRDDGVCKPETEDIDNAGAQSIAEVPDISRQHEIEKVACSSSEHVVGEDKVIKSETEVASAISLPISDSISEIIQSKGVNNDDLVGVVSILPNTTISGAEFQLGTDNSKEKMQSFQVENMHLKPEVGILDDECGDMRSVSSVEEVKDEVENSSGTDGADMAYSNSVASNAEVSDSSVVISESAPNLGPEFKDVEAQEDKLSLLDVKIDNKLICQERKNMEKSHENEISTSLSENSNPDALAGQNVGFGPLTRSFCYLIRMPRIDDLKIREQIQLAQLQVEEKTKHRDAFRLEIQKHKANCHGHAAEYEDALSKARASKRSVKSKRAEIDSIQSVINKVKNAISVEDIDARIYSMEHMIQHETLPLKEEKQFIREIKQLKQLREQLSSNIGSQDEVQQALKKRDEFEERLKILKKELDNLKDGVLKAETVARAAQKKYEDESLKLKELISQVEDANDIRQAAYHHLQSLKKELFVKNKQFRTYKDNAAAASDYAARKDREALHHLCVNQVETVMDLWNKDDAFRKEYVKCNMRSTLRRLGTLDGRSLGPDEEPPEMMSYRVERIDRLVLNPSNTSVVLQTQDLKQENQLKYVEDVCPGDRSKIQEVRVNSEKAESREAVKPFLRNGLATISGRTISDVEITEKERIPTMEEQELARKAEELTKAEAEAKLREQRRLEEKAKALEALERKKRIAEKAQMRAELRAQKEAELREKEREKRLRKKERKKAGGAEVPDGNNIGECTPKSEIVPGTMKESEVKYCFPTVTKRSQNPSVVVKQSKTKSIPPPLRNRGKRKMQQWMWIILTCVVVIALFLLGNIGFFSSLSNFRPRSHSF, encoded by the exons ATGACGGCAGAGACCCACCTAGTTCCCTTGGAACTCCCTGACCTATCTCACAACAATTCTCCTACTTCTGCTACTACTATTGCTACTAGCAGTCCTTCTAAAGTCCCCTCTCTCCACATCCTAGCCGACCCCGAATCTGCTCCATTCCCCAATTGCAATGGTGCCAATGGgatccaccaccaccaccatgaTGGTGATGATCATGATGATGATGCCATTCCCAAGTATGATGCTGGCGACAACTCCAACACCTTTGTCACCCGCAATGATGATTCACCCCTTCCTCTTGATATGGATCACCATCTAAATGGAACTGCCCACGTGCAGTCTTGCCATTCCAACCTCATAGACCTCCAAATTGCGAAACTTGCTGCAGAAACTGATGCCAACCAGGTTGCCTCTTCCATCAATGGTGTTAGTGTTCTGCACCAAGAGGGTTCTGTGGTTGCCTCTGTTGTTGGGGATGCCTTCCTGGTTGGTGGCTCCAGCACAGCTGCCAGTGAAGTCGTTCTGCAAAATGGTGGTGGTGCTGGAGGTGCTAAGGCAGATGCTGAGCCATGCCAGCTTGCTGACTGTCAAATTGACTCCAAGCTGCCCTCTCCTGCTCCAAGAGAGAATCAGGAATCTGATGTTGCAGTCTTCCACCTGCAGGCAGATGTAGATTTAGTTGAGAGTCGCCAAGCTCAATATCCTTCATTGCACGTTGCCAAGCCCACCGATGGTTGTCAGAAATCTGAGGGAAATGATTTTGATCTAATCAGTCCATTGCAAGAGGAGATCCATGAGTTCCAGCATGGTAGTTTCGAGTCTTCCCCACCTAAATCACCAGAATTTGAAGTCAGCAAGCCCATCCCCACTAACCAATTCCATTCAGAGTCATCTGACAGGGTTAGTGGTGCCCAGGACCCTGAAAATGGACAAAGTGATGCTAGTCAATTTGTACCCCATCAGACTGAGTTGCAGGAGGCGAACTTGGAAGACCAAATTGGCATAGATTCCACTAATGTCATAGAGGAAAGGGTGCAAAGTGGAGTGCTGGTGAAATCCAAAGAGAATTCTGAAACCTCTGAATTTCATAAGAGTGGACAAAGGGATGAAGGAGAGGAAACAAAGATGGAACTTCTTTCAGAAGATAACCAAAATCCAGAATCCATCGTTGGACCTGGTAAAAATGGTGAGCCTAGTTTTGATCAGGAGCTTGAAGCTGTAAGCTCTCCTAATGATGTTGATTTACTATCGTTAACTGCAAGTGGTCCTGTTTCCAATGAAAGTAAAGACCATTTGCCTGTTTCTTCTTCCAATTGTTCTGTTCCCGATAACAAAGAATCTTATGAATCCACAGATGACAGTGAAATACATAGCAAAGAATCTAATAACCGTGCAGTTGACGGCAAGAAATCCCTTGAACTGCTCCAATTTGCTACTGATGCTGATACTTTAGTTCCTGCAACCAGTTGTGTGAAAACTGATACTGTGGGCAATCCAGTTGAAAGTATTGAAAATGTGCAAGACGCTGCTAAAGAACAGGAAGTTCAGCATGAGATATTTCCTTCTACAGAAAATGTTACTTCTCGTGATGATGGGGTATGCAAACCAGAGACTGAAGACATTGATAATGCTGGGGCTCAAAGCATTGCCGAAGTTCCAGACATCTCTAGACAGCATGAAATTGAAAAAGTAGCTTGTTCTTCAAGTGAACATGTTGTTGGTGAGGATAAGGTTATTAAATCAGAAACTGAAGTTGCAAGTGCCATTTCCCTTCCTATTAGTGACTCAATATCAGAGATCATACAATCCAAAGGTGTAAACAATGATGACCTTGTTGGTGTTGTGAGCATCCTCCCCAATACCACAATCTCTGGAGCTGAATTTCAGCTTGGAACTGACAATTCCAAGGAAAAAATGCAGTCATTTCAGGTTGAGAACATGCACTTGAAACCTGAAGTTGGCATTCTGGATGATGAATGTGGCGATATGCGCTCTGTTTCATCTGTTGAAGAAGTAAAGGATGAAGTTGAGAATTCTTCTGGCACGGATGGTGCAGATATGGCCTACAGTAACAGTGTTGCATCCAATGCCGAGGTTTCTGATAGTTCTGTTGTTATTAGCGAGAGTGCCCCAAACTTAGGTCCTGAATTTAAGGATGTTGAAGCCCAGGAAGATAAGTTATCTCTTTTAGATGTAAAAATTGATAATAAGCTAATATGCCAAGAAAGGAAGAACATGGAgaaatctcatgaaaatgagaTATCTACTTCTTTGTCGGAGAATTCCAATCCTGATGCTTTGGCTGGACAGAATGTTGGTTTTGGACCCTTGACTAGGTCATTTTGTTATCTAATTAGGATGCCAAGAATTGACGATCTGAAGATCAGAGAACAGATCCAACTTGCTCAACTACAGGTTGAAGAGAAGACGAAGCATAGGGATGCATTTCGACTTGAAATCCAAAAGCACAAA GCAAACTGCCACGGTCATGCTGCTGAATATGAGGATGCATTGTCCAAGGCAAGGGCTTCAAAAAGGTCTGTGAAGTCTAAGCGCGCAGAGATAGATTCTATCCAATCTGTGATTAATAAAGTCAAGAATGCAATTTCTGTGGAGGATATTGATGCCCGG ATCTACAGCATGGAACACATGATTCAACATGAAACTCTACCGTTAAAGGAGGAAAAGCAGTTTATTCGCGAAATCAAGCAATTGAAGCAGCTTCGGGAACAATTATCCTCAAACATTGGAAGCCAGGATGAGGTTCAGCAGGCTTTGAAAAAGAGAGACGAATTTGAAGAGCGTTTGAAG ATATTAAAGAAGGAACTGGATAATCTCAAGGATGGTGTCCTGAAAGCTGAAACAGTTGCCCGAGCAGCACAGAAGAAGTATGAAGATGAGAGTCTAAAGCTCAAGGAATTGATCTCTCAGGTTGAAGATGCAAATGACATTCGCCAGGCAGCGTATCATCATTTGCAAAGTTTGAAGAAAGAATTGTTTGTGAAG AATAAACAATTTCGAACATACAAGGACAATGCAGCTGCAGCTAGTGATTATGCAGCAAGAAAAGATAGAGAAGCACTCCATCACCTCTGTGTTAATCAG gTGGAGACAGTAATGGATTTGTGGAACAAGGATGATGCTTTCCGTAAAGAATATGTTAAGTGCAACATGAGGAGCACACTGAGGAGATTAGGAACATTGGATGGTCGCTCACTTGGCCCAGATGAGGAACCTCCTGAAATGATGAGTTACAGGGTAGAAAGGATCGATAGGTTGGTTTTAAACCCAAGCAACACTAGTGTTGTGTTGCAAACCCAAGATCTGAAACAAGAAAACCAATTGAAATATGTAGAGGATGTTTGCCCGGGTGATAGGTCTAAGATCCAAGAAGTAAGAGTGAATAGTGAGAAAGCAGAAAGTAGAGAAGCTGTGAAACCATTTTTGAGGAATGGGCTTGCGACGATTTCGGGCAGGACGATAAGTGATGTCGAGATCACAGAGAAGGAGCGTATACCAACGATGGAGGAGCAGGAGTTGGCAAGGAAGGCTGAGGAGTTAACGAAGGCAGAGGCAGAAGCCAAGTTGAGGGAGCAGCGGCGACTAGAGGAGAAAGCTAAGGCTCTGGAGGCATTGGAGAGAAAAAAGAGGATAGCAGAGAAAGCGCAAATGAGAGCTGAATTACGAGCACAGAAAGAAGCCGAACTGAGAGAGAAG GAAAGGGAGAAGAGGTTGAGGAAGAAGGAGAGAAAGAAGGCCGGTGGAGCCGAAGTTCCCGATGGCAACAATATTGGGGAATGCACTCCAAAATCTGAAATCGTACCTGGAACAATGAAGGAATCTGAGGTTAAGTACTGTTTTCCTACAGTTACCAAAAGATCTCAAAATCCATCAGTTGTGGTGAAGCAAAGCAAGACAAAATCTATCCCTCCGCCACTTAGGAACAGAGgtaaaagaaaaatgcagcagtgGATGTGGATAATTTTGACATGCGTGGTTGTTATTGCTCTGTTCTTGCTGGGAAACATTGGCTTCTTCTCCAGTCTTTCAAATTTTAGGCCGCGGAGCCATAGTTTctga
- the LOC113748971 gene encoding chlorophyll a-b binding protein 7, chloroplastic yields the protein MSLLLLQFHPWSSSSSSARSLLPCGFSTRGNIVRPRLPFSRFKASWQELAGVLVLSAIPFTAVKAIANSSLGDSLRRQMEERKQAELQNSSKLKALAQLARKDSMWYGEDRPRWLGPIPYQYPAYLTGDLPGDYGFDIAGLSKDPVAFQKYFNYEVLHARWAMLAALGALVPESLDMLGTFHFTESVWWLVGYSKLKGDTLDYLGIPGLHLAGSQGVIVIAICQALLMVGPEYARYCGIEALEPLGIYLPGDINYPGGVLFDPLNLSEDPVALEELKVKEIKNGRLAMVAWLGFYVQAAVTGKGPVQNLLDHISDPIHNNIISFLKST from the exons ATGTCCCTTCTCCTCCTCCAGTTCCACCCTTGGTCCTCGTCATCTTCATCCGCACGGTCGCTACTGCCCTGTGGTTTCTCGACACGGGGAAATATCGTGAGACCGAGGCTTCCCTTTTCCCGCTTCAAAGCTTCATGGCAAGAG CTTGCTGGCGTTTTGGTCCTCTCCGCCATCCCTTTCACCGCCGTCAAAGCCATCGCCAATAGTTCTCTTGGCGACTCCCTTCGCAGGCAAATGGAGGAAAGGAAGCAGGCTGAGCTCCAGAATTCTTCCAAGCTTAAAGCCCTCGCCCAACTCGCTAGAAAGGACAG CATGTGGTATGGAGAAGATCGACCTCGTTGGCTTGGTCCAATCCCATATCAGTATCCTGCCTATCTGACTGGAGACCTTCCCGGGGATTATGGCTTTGACATTGCTGGTCTCAGCAAGGATCCTGTTGCCTTCCAGAAATACTTTAA TTATGAAGTACTGCATGCCCGCTGGGCTATGCTTGCTGCCCTTGGTGCTTTGGTTCCAGAATCGTTGGATATGTTGGGAACCTTTCACTTTACTGAATCTGTCTGGTGGCTTGTTGGCTATTCGAAACTTAAG GGAGATACACTAGACTACCTGGGCATACCCGGACTTCATTTGGCTGGAAGTCAAGGAGTGATAGTTATAGCCATCTGCCAGGCTCTTCTAATG GTTGGGCCAGAGTATGCTAGATATTGTGGGATTGAGGCATTGGAGCCTTTAGGTATTTACTTACCTGGTGACATTAATTATCCTGGAGGTGTGCTTTTTGACCCTTTGAATCTTTCTGAAGATCCTGTAGCTTTGGAGGAACtgaaagtaaaagaaataaaaaatggcCGCCTAGCTATGGTCGCCTGGTTAGGTTTTTATGTTCAAGCAGCTGTGACAGGTAAAGGCCCTGTACAGAACCTCCTTGACCACATCTCAGATCCCATTCACAATAATATCATTTCCTTTCTGAAATCTACATAA
- the LOC113748972 gene encoding calvin cycle protein CP12-3, chloroplastic → MSIDTLVMANLTTLKNHPVLAAAGAPPFSFSFRFSWCASGAVTAGRENRKQMRGSSPSGMVTEVGPKARRMRRSGARATIMMMGKYKGTQMREKQLTEMIEKKVREAKEVCGEDGKSDECKVAWDEVEEVSQAKADLRLKLEIMHQDPLESFCQDNPETDECRMYED, encoded by the coding sequence ATGAGTATAGATACATTGGTCATGGCGAATTTGACAACCCTGAAAAACCACCCAGTACTTGCAGCAGCAGGTGCCCCTCCTTTCAGTTTCAGTTTCAGATTCAGTTGGTGTGCATCAGGAGCAGTCACAGCTGGTCGGGAAAACAGGAAACAGATGAGGGGATCTTCTCCTTCCGGGATGGTTACTGAGGTTGGGCCCAAGGCGAGGAGGATGAGGAGATCGGGGGCAAGAGCGACGATAATGATGATGGGGAAGTACAAAGGCACCCAGATGAGGGAGAAGCAGCTGACGGAGATGATAGAGAAGAAGGTGAGGGAAGCGAAGGAGGTGTGCGGGGAGGACGGGAAGAGCGACGAGTGCAAGGTGGCATGGGACGAAGTTGAAGAAGTGAGTCAGGCCAAGGCAGATCTGCGTCTCAAGCTGGAGATCATGCACCAGGATCCACTTGAATCCTTCTGCCAGGACAATCCCGAAACTGACGAATGCCGTATGTATGAAGATTGA